The Rhododendron vialii isolate Sample 1 chromosome 5a, ASM3025357v1 genome contains a region encoding:
- the LOC131327283 gene encoding endoglucanase 25-like, with amino-acid sequence MSMYGRDPWGGPLEINTADSATDDDRSRNLNDFDRAAMSRPLDETQQSWLLGPGEQKKKKYVDLGCIIVSRKIFLWTVGTVLAAGFLIGFITLIVKTVPRHHHRPPPPDNYTVALNKALMFFNAQKSGKLPRHNNVSWRGNSCLNDGKSDSSSVIKDLVGGYYDAGDAIKFNFPASFAMTMLSWSVIEYSAKYEAAGELSHIKDVIKWGTDYFLKTFNNSADTIDRIAAQVGVGDTSRGPAPNDHYCWMRPEDVDYERPVYECHSCSDLGAEMAAALAAASIVFKDNKAYSQKLVHGARTLFKFARDQRGRYSAGGADAAIFYNSSSYWDEFVWGASWLYYATGNTSYLQLATNPVLAKHAGAFWGGPDYGVFSWDNKLAGAQVLLSRMRLFLSPGYPYEEILRTFHNQTSIVMCSYLPYFTSFNRTKGGLIELNHGRPQPLQYVVNAAFLATLYSDYLSASDTPGWYCGPNFYSTDVLRKFAETQIDYILGKNPRGMSYVVGFGNHYPKHVHHRGASIPKNKVKYNCKGGWKWRDTSKPNPNTLVGAMVAGPDKHDGFHDVRTNYNYTEPTIAGNAGLVAALVALSGDKSAGIDKNTMFSAVPPMSPTPPPPPAPWKP; translated from the exons ATGAGTATGTACGGGAGAGATCCATGGGGCGGGCCACTGGAGATAAACACTGCGGACTCGGCGACGGACGACGATCGGAGCCGCAACCTGAACGACTTCGACCGGGCGGCGATGTCGCGGCCGCTGGACGAGACGCAGCAGAGCTGGCTGCTGGGCCCAGGcgagcagaagaagaagaagtacgTGGATCTGGGTTGCATCATCGTCAGCCGCAAGATCTTTCTTTGGACGGTGGGGACCGTTCTGGCCGCCGGTTTCCTCATTGGGTTTATCACACTTATTGTCAAGACCGTCCCCCGCCATCACCACCGCCCTCCGCCGCCCGATAATTATACTGTTGCGCTGAATAAGGCTCTCATGTTCTTCAATGCCCAGAAAT CTGGAAAACTTCCGCGGCATAATAATGTTAGCTGGAGGGGAAACTCTTGTCTGAATGATGGCAAGTCCGACTCGTCATCCGTAATTAAAGATCTGGTGGGAGGCTATTATGATGCTGGGGATGCAATCAAGTTTAACTTCCCTGCATCTTTTGCCATGACCATGCTGAGTTGGAGTGTGATTGAATACAGTGCAAAATATGAAGCTGCCGGAGAGCTCAGCCACATTAAAGACGTCATCAAGTGGGGGACTGATTACTTTCTCAAGACCTTCAATAACTCCGCTGATACTATAGACCGGATAGCTGCACAG GTTGGAGTTGGAGATACTTCAAGAGGGCCCGCTCCAAACGATCATTACTGCTGGATGCGCCCAGAAGACGTCGATTACGAACGACCGGTATATGAATGTCATTCTTGTTCTGACCTTGGTGCAGAAATGGCTGCTGCTTTAGCGGCTGCATCAATTGTATTTAAAGACAACAAAGCCTACTCACAGAAACTGGTCCATGGTGCAAGAACCCTATTTAAGTTTGCTAGGGATCAGCGTGGCAGATACAGTGCAGGTGGTGCAGATGCTGCGATTTTCTATAATTCCTCTAGCTACTGGGACGAATTTGTGTGGGGTGCATCTTGGCTTTATTATGCTACTGGAAACACGTCCTATCTTCAACTTGCGACTAATCCTGTTCTTGCCAAACATGCGGGAGCCTTCTGGGGTGGACCTGATTATGGCGTGTTTAGCTGGGATAACAAGCTTGCTGGAGCTCAA GTGCTTTTAAGCCGTATGAGATTGTTCTTGAGCCCCGGATATCCATACGAAGAAATTTTGAGGACCTTCCACAATCAAACCAGCATAGTCATGTGCTCCTACCTACCATATTTCACAAGCTTTAATAGAACCAAAG GAGGCTTAATCGAATTAAACCATGGAAGGCCTCAGCCTCTTCAATATGTGGTTAATGCTGCCTTCTTGGCTACTCTGTACAGTGATTATCTTTCGGCCTCTGATACCCCTGGATGGTACTGTGGGCCCAACTTCTACTCAACCGATGTCCTTCGTAAATTTGCGGAGACACAG ATTGATTACATCTTGGGCAAAAACCCTAGAGGGATGAGTTATGttgtgggttttggaaatcacTATCCTAAGCACGTCCATCATAGAGGTGCATCGATCCCCAAAAACAAGGTCAAGTATAATTGTAAAGGAGGGTGGAAATGGAGGGACACATCAAAGCCGAATCCAAATACCCTTGTCGGAGCCATGGTTGCGGGCCCTGACAAACACGATGGTTTCCACGATGTACGTACAAACTACAATTACACGGAGCCCACCATTGCAGGAAATGCCGGTTTGGTTGCTGCCCTTGTGGCTCTCTCAGGTGATAAGAGTGCTGGGATTGACAAAAACACCATGTTCTCTGCTGTTCCGCCGATGTCTCCGACTCCACCGCCGCCCCCTGCGCCTTGGAAACCTTGA
- the LOC131327680 gene encoding uncharacterized protein LOC131327680, with protein sequence MFLKARHMGCLMSASAKDGNAGLFPLCFGVVDSENNDNWLWFMEKLHGILDEERRGNLRTALVSTNVKYKKSLIRVFSKCAYALTVAKFNQHMGNLLKHGGAAVVHFLSELPNERWANVFFPGQRYGAMSSSLAECFNSWILKERELPVVDMVDRIRKKMMKSMCLRRERASKWDQVICPYGESRLEKLYDLVKTWKVIPSTADIFEVDTDPSVCVDIGRRTCSCCWWQLNAFPCCHAVCAIKYSGKDLNLYVERYFHVESYRRVYSKPIYPVASLLKGDVVDCGTSILPPLLKKPPGRPKKKRIRSNGEKVREMKCGRCGKMGNHNKLTCKEDLRPGF encoded by the exons ATGTTCTTGAAGGCAAGGCATATGGGATGCTTGATGTCTGCTTCAGCTAAAGATGGTAATGCAG gTCTATTTCCATTGTGCTTTGGTGTGGTTGATTCTGAGAATAATGATAACTGGCTTTGGTTTATGGAGAAGTTGCATGGTATTTTGGATGAAGAGAgaagg GGTAACTTGCGTACTGCTTTGGTGTCCACAAATGTCAAGTATAAAAAGAGTTTGATCAGAGTGTTTTCAAAATGTGCTTATGCTCTCACTGTGGCAAAGTTTAATCAGCATATGGGTAATTTGCTGAAACACGGTGGTGCAGCTGTTGTTCATTTTCTGTCGGAGTTGCCTAATGAGCGATGGGCAAATGTTTTTTTCCCGGGGCAACGTTATGGAGCAATGTCCTCTAGTCTAGCTGAGTGCTTTAACTCATGGATATTGAAAGAGCGTGAATTGCCCGTGGTGGATATGGTTGATCGtataaggaagaagatgatgaaatcAATGTGTttgaggagagaaagggcaagTAAATGGGATCAGGTGATTTGTCCTTATGGGGAGTCTCGGTTGGAGAAGTTATATGATTTAGTTAAAACATGGAAAGTGATTCCTTCAACTGCTGATATATTTGAAGTTGACACAGATCCGTCTGTATGTGTTGATATTGGGAGGCGTACATGCAGTTGTTGTTGGTGGCAGTTGAATGCATTCCCTTGTTGCCACGCTGTCTGTGCTATCAAATATAGTGGTAAGGATTTGAACTTGTATGTAGAGCGTTATTTTCATGTTGAGAGTTATCGTCGGGTGTATTCAAAACCAATTTACCCAGTTGCGTCATTGTTGAAAGGTGATGTGGTTGATTGTGGTACTAGTATTCTGCCACCATTGTTAAAAAAGCCTCCAGGGCGGCCTAAGAAGAAGAGGATTCGTTCGAATGGAGAGAAGGTTAGAGAAATGAAGTGTGGTAGGTGTGGGAAGATGGGGAATCATAACAAACTTACTTGTAAGGAGGATTTGAGGCCTGGTTTTTAG
- the LOC131327679 gene encoding uncharacterized protein LOC131327679 produces MGFHKGKVQGRRLLSYVIGAFVVREEMQVDGVEQMRKTEKSLILFCKYNGLCAGIKLSRSSRIGDFMKILCGKFSDLRRHSLQLFYAIRDHPSTMLYNDEDLEVMFAVADSIGLNCIEVTVVDSRGFDSGISGCGVDVGANSSGVFDSGGTSTSKGICFSGQGLVGCRLESMEYVGKEDDLGAMFCPHQHWPRLSDAWKELIKSVGQLFVGGSEGFRDALRKHSIVHSFEFDFVKNEIERVTAVCKVKSCKWNIHARLDKVSGCFYIKRYYNVHCCGVAGRTTKNCHANSSLISQLIKDDVRDKSKKRPVDVVNDLKEYYGVDVSYNRAWLAVQKAKSSAFGDYSDSFNQLQWYRNVVLNLDPRSVFDVE; encoded by the exons ATGGGTTTTCACAAGGGGAAGGTTCAAGGTCGAAGGCTACTATCCtatgtgataggcgc CTTTGTGGTGCGTGAGGAGATGCAGGTTGATGGAGTCGAGCAGATGAG gaaAACGGAGAAatcgttgattttgttttgtaaatacAATGGATTGTGTGCTGGGATAAAGTTGTCTCGGTCGTCGAGAATTGGAGATTTTATGAAGATATTGTGTGGCAAGTTTAGTGATTTGAGAAGACACTCATTGCAACTCTTTTATGCTATACGTGATCATCCTAGTACCATGTTATATAATGATGAAGATTTGGAGGTGATGTTTGCTGTAGCTGATAGTATTGGATTGAATTGCATTGAAGTTACAGTAGTAGATAGTCGTGGTTTTGATAGTGGTATTAGTGGGTGTGGTGTTGATGTTGGTGCTAATAGTAGTGGGGTTTTCGATAGTGGTGGTACTAGCACTAGTAAGGGCATTTGTTTCAGTGGGCAAGGATTAGTCGGCTGTCGGTTGGAATCAATGGAATATGTAGGTAAAGAGGATGATTTGGGAGCTATGTTTTGCCCGCATCAGCATTGGCCAAGGTTGTCCGATGCGTGGAAAGAGCTTATTAAAAGTGTTGGTCAGTTGTTTGTCGGGGGTTCGGAAGGTTTTCGTGATGCATTGCGGAAACATTCAATTGTTCATTCCTTTGAGTTTGACTTTGTAAAGAATGAAATAGAGAGAGTGACTGCAGTTTGTAAGGTAAAATCTTGCAAGTGGAATATCCATGCTAGACTTGACAAGGTCAGTGGTTGCTTTTACATCAAAAGGTATTATAATGTTCATTGTTGTGGTGTTGCTGGGCGTACGACAAAGAACTGTCATGCTAATTCATCTCTGATTAGTCAATTGATAAAGGATGATGTTCGAGACAAGTCAAAGAAACGTCCTGTTGATGTTGTTAATGATTTGAAGGAGTATTATGGGGTGGATGTGTCATATAATCGTGCTTGGTTAGCTGTCCAGAAAGCCAAGTCAAGTGCATTTGGAGATTATTCAGATTCTTTTAATCAACTTCAATGGTATCGTAATGTTGTTCTGAATTTGGATCCTAGAAGTGTTTTTGATGTTGAGTGA